A part of Thermus oshimai DSM 12092 genomic DNA contains:
- a CDS encoding type 4a pilus biogenesis protein PilO, with the protein MALTVILALLWYFLLIAPIRQETEAVRNEIATLIPERDRGRQAQRALPELRAAIAELQAERQAFLRALPREERLGEVLNALLSEAARSGVTVRALNRSPTSAPVPEVRAVNLALSLEGPFPETYAYLGRLEGLSRFSSISGLSLAVAGEPSLNPTLNTSLTLTLYMLAKDVEELEQASGTPGGGGGQ; encoded by the coding sequence ATGGCCCTCACCGTGATCCTGGCCCTCCTCTGGTACTTCCTCCTCATCGCCCCCATCCGCCAGGAAACGGAGGCGGTGCGGAACGAGATCGCCACCCTCATCCCCGAGCGGGACCGGGGGCGCCAGGCCCAAAGGGCCCTGCCGGAACTCCGGGCGGCCATTGCCGAGCTTCAGGCGGAGCGCCAAGCCTTCCTAAGGGCCCTTCCCCGGGAGGAGCGGCTTGGGGAGGTGCTGAACGCCCTCCTCTCGGAGGCGGCCCGGAGCGGGGTGACCGTGCGGGCCCTAAACCGCTCCCCCACCTCCGCCCCTGTCCCGGAGGTGCGGGCGGTGAACCTGGCCCTATCCCTGGAGGGCCCCTTCCCGGAAACCTACGCCTACCTCGGGCGCCTGGAGGGGCTTTCCCGCTTCAGTTCCATCTCTGGGCTTTCCCTGGCGGTGGCCGGGGAACCTAGCCTGAACCCCACCCTGAACACCAGCCTGACCCTAACCCTCTACATGTTGGCCAAGGACGTGGAAGAACTGGAGCAGGCGTCCGGAACCCCGGGCGGGGGAGGTGGACAGTGA
- the pilM gene encoding type IV pilus assembly protein PilM, producing MVQRLFRQGALSRLFKPRVEALGLEIGAAHLKLVELSGNPPALKAWAMRPTPPGTLVDGLIAEPSALAQELRELLAEARTKKRYVVTAAPNLSVILRTVQVPKMPAKEMEEAVRWEAERYIPFPIDEVVLDYAPLTPLEEAEEGEQVEVMVGAARKESVAGLIEALRGAGLIPVVVDVKPFAGLYPLEEKLTEGPVTLSVDIGAESTSLVLTQGDRPLYVRILTLSGKDFTEAIGKAFGLDLLSAEEVKRTYGLATIPTEDEELLLDFDAERERYSPARIYDAIRPVLVELTQEIRRSLEFFRVQMGDLQPEVGYLTGGGSKLRGLPTLLTDTLGVSFEVPNPWEGIAVDPKRFDLEELKGLAPEFMVPVGLALRGVSPLD from the coding sequence GTGGTTCAAAGGCTCTTTCGTCAGGGCGCACTGAGCCGTCTATTCAAACCCCGGGTTGAGGCCCTGGGCCTGGAGATCGGGGCGGCGCACCTCAAGCTGGTGGAGCTTTCCGGCAACCCCCCGGCCCTCAAGGCTTGGGCCATGCGGCCCACCCCCCCGGGCACCCTCGTGGACGGGCTCATCGCCGAGCCCAGCGCCTTAGCTCAAGAACTCCGGGAGCTCCTCGCCGAGGCCAGGACCAAGAAGCGCTACGTGGTCACCGCGGCCCCCAACCTCTCGGTCATCCTGCGCACGGTCCAGGTGCCCAAGATGCCCGCCAAGGAGATGGAGGAGGCGGTGCGCTGGGAGGCGGAGCGCTACATCCCCTTCCCCATAGACGAGGTGGTCCTGGACTACGCCCCCCTCACCCCCCTGGAGGAGGCCGAGGAGGGGGAGCAGGTGGAGGTCATGGTGGGGGCCGCCCGGAAGGAGAGCGTGGCGGGGCTCATCGAGGCCCTGAGGGGGGCAGGGCTCATCCCGGTGGTGGTGGACGTGAAGCCCTTCGCGGGGCTCTACCCCCTGGAAGAAAAGCTCACGGAAGGTCCGGTGACCCTTTCCGTGGACATCGGAGCGGAGAGCACCAGCCTGGTCCTCACCCAGGGGGACCGGCCCCTTTACGTGCGCATCCTCACCCTCTCCGGCAAGGACTTCACCGAGGCCATCGGCAAGGCCTTCGGCCTGGACCTCCTCAGCGCGGAGGAGGTCAAGCGCACCTATGGCCTGGCCACCATCCCCACGGAGGACGAGGAACTCCTCCTGGACTTTGACGCGGAGAGGGAACGGTACAGCCCGGCCCGCATCTATGACGCCATCCGCCCCGTGCTGGTGGAGCTCACCCAGGAGATCCGGCGGAGCCTGGAGTTCTTCCGGGTGCAGATGGGGGACCTCCAGCCCGAGGTGGGCTACCTCACGGGGGGCGGGAGCAAGCTCCGGGGCCTCCCCACCCTCCTCACGGACACCCTGGGGGTGAGCTTTGAGGTGCCCAACCCCTGGGAGGGCATCGCCGTGGACCCCAAGCGCTTTGACCTGGAAGAGCTCAAGGGCCTGGCCCCGGAGTTTATGGTGCCCGTGGGCCTGGCCTTAAGGGGGGTGAGTCCGCTTGATTAG
- a CDS encoding type III pantothenate kinase: MLLAVDIGNTSTALGLFEGERLVAHFRIHTDRMRMESEYRVLLKNLFALEGLPPPKAALLSSVVPPVEREMARAIGNLFGVEARVVDAEATGLQVLIDNPKEAGADRLVNAVGALAYESPTGRYIVVDFGTATTFDLVEAPNRYLGGAITIGPQTAADALAQRTAKLPRIDLVPPERAVGKNTLEALRSGLVLGYAALVEGMVRRFKEEVGEALVIATGGFAEVLKPICPSFDLVDEDLTLKGLLRIHQAQG, encoded by the coding sequence ATGCTCCTCGCGGTGGACATCGGGAACACCTCCACCGCCCTAGGGCTTTTTGAGGGGGAAAGGCTCGTGGCCCATTTCCGCATCCACACCGACCGGATGCGGATGGAAAGCGAGTACCGGGTCCTTCTCAAAAACCTCTTCGCCCTAGAAGGCCTCCCACCCCCCAAGGCCGCCCTCCTCTCCAGCGTGGTGCCCCCGGTGGAGCGGGAGATGGCCCGGGCCATCGGGAACCTCTTTGGGGTGGAGGCCAGGGTGGTGGACGCGGAGGCCACGGGCCTTCAGGTCCTCATAGACAACCCCAAGGAGGCGGGGGCCGACCGGTTGGTGAACGCGGTGGGGGCGCTGGCCTACGAAAGCCCCACGGGCCGCTACATCGTGGTGGACTTCGGCACCGCCACCACCTTTGACCTGGTGGAGGCCCCGAACCGCTACCTGGGGGGGGCCATCACCATCGGCCCCCAGACCGCGGCCGACGCCCTGGCCCAGCGCACGGCCAAGCTCCCCCGCATCGACCTGGTCCCCCCCGAAAGGGCGGTGGGGAAGAACACCCTCGAGGCCCTCCGCTCGGGCCTGGTCCTGGGCTACGCCGCCTTGGTGGAGGGGATGGTGCGCCGGTTTAAGGAGGAGGTGGGGGAGGCCCTGGTCATCGCCACCGGGGGCTTCGCGGAGGTCCTAAAGCCCATCTGCCCCTCCTTTGATCTGGTGGACGAGGACCTCACCTTGAAAGGCCTCCTTCGCATCCACCAGGCGCAAGGGTGA
- a CDS encoding DUF5317 domain-containing protein — protein sequence MVEGGLAYGTYRGLFAPEWAGPLAKALVLLLVGYGLYQNRHLKSLYLVLLGLFLNALVIFANGGHMPVSLGALERAGVEGWEEILKERKDAVHTLLDSSTRLPFLGDTIALPPLRKAVSLGDLFILLGLMGVVVEGALRPRSLKPSPFRLGFALGLLLFATLWALGLV from the coding sequence TTGGTCGAGGGGGGGCTGGCCTACGGCACCTACCGGGGCCTCTTCGCCCCAGAGTGGGCAGGACCTTTGGCCAAGGCCCTGGTCCTCCTCCTCGTGGGCTACGGCCTTTACCAAAACCGGCACCTGAAGAGCCTTTACCTGGTCCTCCTCGGGCTTTTTCTGAACGCCCTGGTCATCTTCGCCAACGGGGGGCACATGCCGGTGAGCTTAGGGGCCCTGGAACGGGCCGGGGTGGAGGGGTGGGAGGAGATCCTAAAGGAGCGCAAGGACGCGGTGCACACCCTCCTGGACAGCTCCACCCGCCTCCCCTTCCTGGGGGACACCATCGCCCTGCCTCCCCTGCGTAAGGCGGTGAGCCTGGGGGACCTCTTCATCCTCCTGGGCCTTATGGGGGTGGTGGTGGAGGGGGCCCTCAGGCCCCGGAGCCTCAAGCCCAGCCCCTTCCGCCTGGGGTTCGCCCTGGGCCTCCTCCTCTTCGCCACCCTCTGGGCCTTGGGCCTGGTGTAG
- a CDS encoding homoisocitrate dehydrogenase — protein MGYRICLIEGDGIGHEVVPAARAVLEATGLPLEFVEAEAGWETFERRGTSVPEETVEKILSCHATLFGAATSPTRKVPGFFGAIRYLRRRLDLYANVRPAKSRPIPNSRPGVDLIIVRENTEGLYVEQERRYLDVAIADAVISKKASERIGRVALRIAEGRTRKTLHIAHKANVLPLTQGLFLDTVREAAKDFPLVNVQDIIVDNCAMQLVMRPERFDVIVTTNLLGDILSDLTAGLVGGLGLAPSANIGDTTAVFEPVHGSAPDIAGQGIANPTAAILSAAMMLDYLGEKEMARKVERAVDLALEEGPLTPDLGGNATTKAFTEAVIRALGRV, from the coding sequence ATGGGGTACCGCATCTGCTTGATTGAGGGCGACGGCATCGGCCACGAGGTGGTTCCGGCGGCCCGGGCCGTGCTGGAGGCCACCGGGCTTCCCCTGGAGTTCGTGGAGGCCGAGGCGGGTTGGGAAACCTTTGAGCGAAGAGGGACCTCCGTCCCCGAGGAAACCGTAGAGAAGATCCTCTCCTGCCACGCCACCCTCTTCGGGGCCGCCACCAGCCCCACCCGCAAGGTGCCGGGGTTCTTCGGGGCCATCCGCTACTTAAGGCGGCGGCTGGACCTCTACGCCAACGTGCGCCCGGCCAAGAGCCGCCCCATCCCGAATAGCCGCCCGGGGGTGGACCTCATCATCGTGCGGGAGAACACGGAAGGGCTTTACGTGGAGCAGGAACGCCGCTACCTGGACGTGGCCATCGCGGACGCCGTCATCTCCAAAAAGGCCAGCGAACGCATCGGGCGCGTGGCCCTAAGGATCGCCGAGGGCCGGACCCGTAAGACCCTCCACATCGCCCACAAGGCCAACGTCCTCCCCCTCACCCAGGGGCTCTTCCTGGACACCGTGCGCGAGGCGGCCAAGGACTTCCCCCTGGTGAACGTCCAGGACATCATCGTGGACAACTGCGCCATGCAGCTCGTCATGCGCCCCGAACGCTTTGACGTGATCGTCACCACCAACCTCCTGGGGGACATCCTCTCCGACCTCACCGCGGGGCTCGTGGGGGGCTTGGGCCTCGCCCCTTCGGCCAACATCGGGGACACCACCGCGGTCTTTGAGCCCGTGCACGGGTCGGCTCCGGATATCGCCGGCCAGGGGATCGCCAACCCCACGGCGGCCATCCTCTCCGCGGCCATGATGCTGGACTACCTGGGGGAAAAGGAGATGGCCCGGAAGGTGGAACGGGCGGTGGACCTGGCCCTGGAAGAGGGCCCCCTTACCCCCGACCTCGGGGGAAACGCCACCACCAAGGCCTTCACGGAAGCGGTGATCCGGGCCCTGGGGCGGGTGTAG
- a CDS encoding secretin N-terminal domain-containing protein, whose translation MRFSKAVGLALGVGFGLLAMAGSFPDEPRFRVPVNLKVESSPVQTRLTLPLDVVLEALAKSAGLQPLIYRAYDPTGDPAKAAPALPNVKLDFQGKPFREVWDLLFATYGTQYNLDYLFLPPDVVVVAPSQVITALVDAPSRTGAAERRPYILAVPEIAYRRTEVDAQGQTRTVVNIDGAKAWVQNDLLPFLTREAAGIGVNWIVVEEAGRLKAILSVLATPEQHTRFADLLQRSGIDFRPLPPLARPEPRVEKSYALKHATFPELLAFLQAQVPGAQITPLPTDPKRAVVLATEADHAKLAGLLQAADLPKAVRRVYTLQNTTLEAVGERLRALLSKELPAARLEAIPGNPKALLLEAPESEQALFAELLKAVDVAEAPPPPPQEATVRRLFPLRFADAEKVAPFLAREVPGVVVQTVPGQRILSVRGTEAALKEVEALLLQIDRAPEQGPALFQRTYQLSNAKAKDLAAVLQEALKAKTGPQPQAQGQEATATPTATVVADERTNTLIVTGTAEDLALVEGLIPRLDQAVPQVNLRVRIQEVQSNFSRALGLKWNTIAGGNVAASIVDAGLSLIFDSTRSLAALNIMATLDALQRQGLSRALRDVNQTVLNNQTARLQSGETFLIRRVVGDQVERVPFDIGIIVEVTPQITADGQILLNIKAEVSGNVQRNPVDGDVDRFTKQVVTTTLRVRDGQTVVLGGLTSQENNETVQGVPFLMDIPLIGELFKQRTGETTDRELLVVITADVLKETASRP comes from the coding sequence ATGAGGTTTTCCAAAGCCGTTGGACTGGCCCTCGGCGTGGGCTTCGGCCTTTTGGCCATGGCCGGGAGCTTCCCCGATGAGCCCCGCTTCCGGGTCCCGGTGAATTTGAAGGTGGAAAGCAGTCCAGTTCAAACCCGGCTCACCCTGCCCCTGGACGTGGTCCTCGAGGCCCTGGCCAAAAGCGCGGGCCTCCAGCCCCTCATCTACCGGGCCTACGACCCCACAGGGGACCCCGCCAAGGCCGCCCCGGCCCTGCCCAACGTGAAGCTGGACTTCCAGGGCAAGCCCTTCCGGGAGGTGTGGGACCTCCTCTTCGCCACCTACGGAACCCAGTACAACCTGGACTACCTCTTCCTCCCCCCCGATGTGGTGGTGGTGGCCCCCAGCCAGGTGATCACCGCCTTGGTGGATGCGCCAAGCCGGACCGGGGCCGCGGAACGAAGGCCCTACATCCTGGCGGTTCCCGAGATCGCCTACCGGCGCACGGAGGTGGACGCCCAGGGCCAGACCCGGACGGTGGTGAACATAGACGGGGCCAAGGCCTGGGTGCAAAACGACCTCCTCCCCTTCCTCACCCGGGAGGCCGCGGGGATCGGGGTGAACTGGATCGTGGTGGAGGAGGCCGGGCGGCTTAAGGCCATCCTCTCCGTCCTGGCCACCCCCGAGCAGCACACCCGCTTTGCCGACCTCCTCCAGCGCTCGGGGATTGACTTCCGTCCCCTCCCCCCCCTGGCCCGGCCCGAGCCCCGGGTGGAGAAGAGCTACGCCCTGAAGCACGCCACCTTCCCCGAGCTCCTGGCCTTCCTCCAGGCCCAGGTGCCGGGGGCCCAGATCACCCCCCTCCCCACCGACCCCAAGCGGGCCGTGGTCCTGGCCACGGAAGCCGACCACGCCAAGCTTGCCGGGCTCCTCCAGGCCGCCGACCTGCCCAAGGCGGTCCGCCGGGTCTACACCCTGCAGAACACCACCCTCGAGGCCGTAGGGGAAAGGCTAAGGGCCCTCCTCTCCAAGGAGCTTCCGGCCGCCCGCCTGGAGGCCATCCCCGGCAACCCCAAAGCCCTCCTCCTGGAAGCCCCCGAAAGCGAACAGGCCCTCTTCGCCGAACTCCTCAAAGCCGTGGACGTGGCCGAGGCCCCGCCCCCCCCTCCCCAGGAGGCCACGGTGCGCAGGCTCTTCCCCCTGCGCTTCGCCGACGCGGAGAAGGTGGCCCCCTTCCTGGCCCGGGAGGTGCCAGGCGTGGTGGTCCAGACCGTGCCCGGGCAGCGGATCCTCTCCGTGCGGGGCACGGAAGCGGCCCTAAAGGAGGTGGAGGCCCTCCTTTTGCAGATTGACCGGGCCCCGGAGCAAGGCCCCGCCCTCTTCCAGCGCACCTACCAGCTCTCCAACGCCAAGGCCAAGGACCTGGCCGCCGTTCTGCAGGAGGCCCTGAAGGCCAAGACCGGCCCCCAGCCCCAGGCCCAAGGCCAGGAGGCCACGGCCACCCCCACCGCCACCGTGGTGGCCGACGAGCGCACCAACACCCTCATCGTCACGGGGACCGCGGAGGACCTGGCCCTGGTGGAAGGCCTCATCCCCCGGCTGGACCAGGCGGTGCCCCAGGTGAACCTGAGGGTGCGCATCCAGGAGGTGCAGAGCAACTTCAGCCGCGCCCTGGGCCTCAAGTGGAACACCATCGCCGGGGGGAACGTGGCCGCCAGCATCGTGGACGCCGGGCTTTCCCTCATCTTTGACTCCACCAGGAGCCTCGCCGCCCTCAACATCATGGCCACCCTGGACGCCCTGCAGCGGCAGGGGCTTTCCCGGGCCCTAAGGGACGTGAACCAGACGGTGCTCAACAACCAGACCGCCCGCCTCCAGTCTGGGGAGACCTTCCTCATCCGCCGGGTGGTGGGGGACCAGGTGGAGCGGGTGCCCTTTGACATCGGCATCATCGTGGAGGTCACGCCCCAGATCACCGCGGACGGCCAGATCCTCCTCAACATCAAGGCGGAGGTCTCGGGGAACGTGCAGCGGAACCCCGTGGACGGGGACGTGGACCGCTTCACCAAGCAGGTGGTGACCACCACCCTCAGGGTCCGGGACGGCCAGACCGTGGTCCTGGGGGGCCTCACCTCCCAGGAGAACAACGAAACCGTCCAGGGGGTGCCCTTCCTGATGGACATCCCCCTCATCGGGGAGCTCTTCAAGCAACGGACGGGGGAAACCACCGACCGGGAGCTCCTGGTGGTCATCACCGCGGACGTGCTGAAGGAAACGGCGAGCAGGCCCTAA
- a CDS encoding HD-GYP domain-containing protein produces the protein MSPFLRKQEVPPLRVLVFIVGTFLFFLLAEGYLILAFRSEPLKYDLWGVFFWGLLLHWSVRVRIRLPFQASMSQLFLFALAMLVLFPPWIVPLLVFLQGSGSSWYKQVFNRSQDALSTAIAGLVWNFFTNNSLYLGSWNLSTGVGISTAALAFFATNTSLVTTAIYLSSNTPWGEIWRKNFKWLAISYFFLSPIALLLARAYETPLIGNWGGWTVLLFLVPLYYSRYYWDEKVRLEQAFDTTLEVLMNALEAKERQTRMHSERVADIARDLAKAFYNDEAKAQEIYRAARLHDIGKIAIPEAVLLKPGKLTEAEFDLIKSHTKLGAELLSPARKVAFDQLVYNVILYHHERWDGRGYPEGLAGQDIPEEARIVGLADAYEAMTAGRPYREAKSPEEALKEVQDFSGVQFDPKLVRLFTVLWNQNPIWRDREAYLAAKGGSVSPSTLPQPSSESSLPSSSEPGSRTSES, from the coding sequence ATGTCACCCTTTTTGAGAAAACAGGAAGTGCCCCCTCTTAGGGTGCTTGTGTTCATCGTAGGGACTTTTTTGTTCTTTCTGCTTGCTGAAGGCTACCTCATCTTAGCTTTTAGGAGCGAACCTCTTAAATACGACCTTTGGGGGGTTTTCTTTTGGGGTTTATTGCTTCACTGGAGTGTTCGAGTCAGAATACGCCTTCCCTTTCAAGCCAGTATGAGTCAGCTGTTCCTCTTCGCTTTAGCTATGCTAGTCTTGTTTCCTCCATGGATCGTTCCTCTTCTAGTTTTTCTTCAAGGCAGTGGGAGTAGTTGGTATAAACAAGTCTTCAATCGTTCTCAGGACGCTTTATCTACAGCAATAGCCGGCTTAGTATGGAACTTTTTTACAAACAACTCTCTCTATCTTGGATCCTGGAATTTAAGCACAGGTGTGGGGATATCTACAGCCGCTCTTGCTTTTTTCGCAACCAACACATCTTTAGTTACCACAGCAATTTATTTATCCTCAAATACACCTTGGGGCGAGATTTGGCGCAAAAATTTCAAGTGGCTTGCCATAAGCTATTTTTTTCTTTCGCCAATAGCCCTCCTCCTGGCCCGCGCCTACGAAACCCCCCTCATCGGCAACTGGGGGGGGTGGACGGTCCTCCTCTTCCTGGTGCCCCTCTACTACAGCCGCTACTACTGGGACGAGAAGGTGCGCCTGGAGCAGGCCTTTGACACCACCCTGGAAGTCCTCATGAACGCCCTGGAGGCCAAGGAGAGGCAAACCCGCATGCACTCCGAACGCGTGGCGGACATCGCCCGCGACCTCGCCAAGGCCTTCTATAACGACGAGGCCAAAGCTCAGGAAATCTACCGGGCGGCCAGGCTTCACGACATCGGCAAGATCGCCATCCCGGAAGCGGTCCTCCTCAAGCCGGGAAAGCTCACGGAAGCGGAGTTTGACCTCATCAAAAGCCACACCAAACTGGGGGCCGAACTCCTCTCCCCCGCCAGGAAGGTGGCCTTTGATCAGCTGGTCTACAACGTCATCCTCTACCACCACGAGCGCTGGGACGGCCGGGGCTACCCCGAGGGCCTTGCGGGGCAGGACATCCCCGAGGAGGCCCGCATCGTGGGCCTGGCGGACGCCTACGAGGCCATGACCGCAGGCCGACCTTACCGGGAGGCCAAGTCCCCCGAGGAAGCCCTAAAGGAGGTGCAGGACTTTTCGGGCGTCCAGTTTGACCCCAAGCTGGTCCGGCTCTTTACGGTTCTCTGGAACCAGAACCCCATCTGGCGCGACCGCGAGGCCTACCTGGCCGCAAAGGGGGGATCGGTATCACCCTCTACCTTGCCGCAGCCCTCTTCGGAATCGTCCTTGCCCTCGTCCTCGGAGCCCGGCTCAAGGACCTCGGAGAGCTAG